Proteins co-encoded in one Pseudarthrobacter chlorophenolicus A6 genomic window:
- a CDS encoding acyltransferase family protein has product MPAFGRHLPSLTALRFFAAFAVLMYHLHLYFTPLAGGLALFGYGFTGVSFFFILSGFVLTWSYREGSSPRTFYWHRIARIWPLHLLTSALAVFAPPLTPATAFNWTSVPFVASLTQAWIPASPFLGSYNGVSWSLSCEAFFYLVFPVLLPKMALSTRVSRVMIAVPLLMLLMSLGLTVVSSVAAADYLLGSMPLYRLGEFVLGIGLAKVMSHGWVPRFSPGQAAFLLFALYLGLFGLSHLLDRPVPVTLANLILVPAFLAIIAACSQADLSGTTRLLGSPALIRLGQWSFALYLVHELVLRFAKPYANAPGLTILLAGAVVLASVILSGLLHEFVEKPAERWLRQSGKERTGPQVQHP; this is encoded by the coding sequence ATGCCTGCGTTTGGACGCCATCTGCCTAGCTTGACCGCGCTTCGATTCTTCGCAGCGTTTGCCGTTCTGATGTACCACCTGCACTTGTATTTCACCCCGCTCGCTGGCGGGCTGGCCCTGTTTGGATACGGTTTCACGGGTGTCAGCTTCTTCTTCATCCTTTCAGGTTTCGTGCTCACGTGGTCGTACCGGGAAGGCTCGTCACCGCGGACTTTCTACTGGCACAGAATTGCACGCATTTGGCCGCTTCATCTGCTTACGTCCGCGCTGGCAGTCTTTGCTCCCCCACTGACGCCCGCGACAGCATTCAATTGGACTAGTGTTCCCTTCGTTGCATCTCTTACACAGGCCTGGATACCAGCCAGCCCCTTTCTCGGCTCCTACAACGGCGTTTCCTGGTCTCTCTCATGCGAGGCGTTTTTCTATCTCGTATTTCCAGTTCTTCTTCCCAAAATGGCCTTGTCGACGCGGGTGAGTCGAGTGATGATCGCCGTGCCATTGTTGATGCTGCTCATGTCGCTGGGGTTGACCGTGGTCTCATCGGTGGCGGCGGCCGACTACCTGTTGGGAAGCATGCCCCTGTATAGGCTGGGCGAATTTGTTCTTGGAATAGGCCTCGCAAAAGTCATGAGTCACGGTTGGGTTCCCCGTTTCAGCCCTGGGCAGGCAGCATTCCTGCTGTTCGCCCTGTACCTTGGGCTCTTTGGTCTATCCCATCTATTGGACCGGCCCGTCCCGGTAACTCTCGCTAACCTGATACTGGTCCCAGCGTTCCTGGCCATCATTGCCGCCTGCTCGCAGGCGGACCTGTCGGGAACGACCCGTTTGCTCGGTTCGCCCGCGCTGATCCGGCTTGGACAGTGGTCGTTTGCCCTCTATTTGGTTCACGAACTCGTGCTCAGGTTTGCGAAGCCGTATGCCAATGCTCCGGGCCTGACAATCCTTCTCGCCGGAGCGGTAGTTCTCGCCTCCGTCATCCTTTCCGGGCTGCTCCACGAGTTTGTGGAGAAGCCCGCCGAGAGGTGGCTTCGGCAGTCGGGCAAGGAGCGCACGGGGCCGCAAGTACAGCACCCGTAA
- a CDS encoding bifunctional glycosyltransferase family 2/GtrA family protein: MTPSYGGLALEIVVPVYNEEAVLESSITRLAEYLTNEMPSTWRITIADNASTDRTPVIAARLSEHLENVVYRRLESKGRGLALRDAWSVSEAKVLAYLDVDLSTDLAALPPLVAPLLSGHSDISIGTRLGQSSRVSRGLKREFISRSYNFLLRRTMQVRFSDAQCGFKAIRADVAKRLLPHVEDNGWFFDTELLIIAERSGLRIHEIPVDWVDDPDSRVDIKQTALDDLRGMVRVAGSLVKGAIPVQAIYAELGRRPIVPLGRPSFFGQVLRFGLVGVASTLAFALLYLVLQGPFGAQEANFLALLLTAVGNTAANRKFTFGISGPARFLTQQIQGLIVFLLAWSVTSSSLLVLHAMHPDAAPNVELLILTAANVLSTLMRFVLLRLWVFRERLSTAKTRLVALSVTGNPVR, from the coding sequence ATGACACCTAGCTATGGGGGCTTGGCGCTCGAAATTGTAGTACCGGTCTACAACGAAGAAGCGGTACTCGAAAGCAGCATCACAAGGCTCGCCGAATACTTGACGAACGAAATGCCGTCGACGTGGAGAATCACCATCGCCGATAATGCAAGCACCGACCGGACGCCGGTGATTGCCGCTCGACTCAGCGAGCACTTGGAGAACGTCGTTTACCGGCGGCTGGAATCCAAAGGACGCGGCCTGGCACTGAGGGATGCCTGGAGCGTTTCGGAAGCCAAAGTCTTGGCCTACCTTGATGTTGATCTTTCTACCGACTTAGCCGCACTCCCACCGCTGGTGGCGCCCCTGCTGTCAGGACATTCCGATATTTCTATAGGAACACGTTTAGGCCAGAGCTCAAGGGTGAGCCGCGGCCTCAAGCGTGAGTTCATCTCCCGTTCCTACAACTTCCTGCTGCGGCGCACCATGCAGGTGCGTTTCTCGGATGCTCAGTGCGGATTCAAGGCAATTCGGGCTGATGTGGCCAAGCGCCTGCTCCCCCATGTGGAGGACAACGGCTGGTTTTTCGATACTGAGTTGCTGATTATTGCTGAACGCTCCGGACTCCGCATTCACGAAATTCCTGTTGACTGGGTTGATGACCCGGACAGCCGGGTGGACATCAAGCAGACAGCCCTTGACGACTTGCGGGGGATGGTGCGGGTGGCTGGGTCCCTGGTTAAAGGTGCGATTCCCGTACAGGCCATCTATGCCGAGCTTGGACGCCGGCCGATCGTCCCTCTGGGCCGGCCAAGTTTTTTCGGCCAAGTTCTGCGTTTCGGGCTTGTGGGTGTCGCATCAACTTTGGCCTTTGCATTGCTCTATCTCGTTCTCCAGGGTCCTTTCGGAGCACAGGAAGCGAACTTCCTGGCACTGCTTCTAACGGCGGTTGGCAACACGGCAGCGAACAGGAAGTTCACCTTCGGTATAAGTGGTCCTGCCAGGTTCCTAACCCAACAGATTCAGGGGCTAATCGTCTTCCTGCTCGCGTGGAGCGTTACGTCTTCGTCCCTGCTTGTGCTCCACGCTATGCATCCCGATGCCGCGCCTAACGTGGAGTTGTTGATTCTCACCGCAGCAAACGTGCTGTCAACTCTTATGCGGTTTGTACTCCTACGTCTGTGGGTATTCCGCGAGCGCCTCAGCACAGCCAAGACAAGGCTCGTTGCTCTGTCTGTCACTGGGAACCCCGTCCGGTGA
- a CDS encoding ArnT family glycosyltransferase, with amino-acid sequence MTATHAVESPTFDSQRDSAKSSQWEKAGLAVLLLGTAVSFLWGLDQNGWANPYYSAAAQAGSHDWKAFFYGSLDGGNLITIDKPPLSIWIMSLSVRIFGLNTWALLVPQALMGVATTWLIYKIIRRSNPAGPALFGGLIYATTPVVVLMSRYNNPEPLMGLLTVAAVYFVVRAIEDNHWHWYLLGGSALGLAFMAKQIQAFLPLPALVVAIVFFGAGTLVSRLVRLLGSLAALVLSGGWWFAIVELTPPAIRPYVGGSATNSILELTLDYNGLARFLRFAADPQTGKPMAMPSGNSSSAYDGGMGRLFNANFAPEGAWLLFTALLCALSLALLWHQLQWSERKKALVSLSVLWLVTCFLVLSFMGTMTHTYYMFSLAAPVALCVPLGLLLLWTQRRRFVPRIIGAVLVAGTGYVGIRIYEYSDEWGAWPVVFTSVSCLCVAGWLFAKNRVSLLLTLFLLAASMVAGPVSTDAFTLGKPHEGTNPLSGPVGKNRDSLSAHLESARTSSPPIARHLGFGIEPSTEVTELLRNSPPATWAAATYTAQNAAQFQLASGRPVIAIGGWLGTDPAPTFDQFKSLVGQGRIAYFIWQQPVLDNVPLGADALAITDWVKTRFKGETVDDVTVFDLRR; translated from the coding sequence GTGACTGCTACGCACGCAGTCGAGAGCCCGACATTCGATTCCCAGCGCGACAGCGCGAAGTCCAGCCAATGGGAAAAGGCTGGTTTGGCCGTTCTCCTCCTCGGAACTGCTGTCTCATTTCTCTGGGGCTTAGACCAAAACGGCTGGGCCAATCCTTACTACTCTGCAGCTGCTCAGGCCGGATCCCATGACTGGAAGGCATTCTTCTATGGTTCTCTCGATGGGGGCAACCTCATCACCATAGACAAACCACCTCTCAGTATCTGGATTATGTCCCTATCAGTTCGCATCTTTGGGCTGAACACATGGGCGCTCTTGGTCCCGCAGGCTCTTATGGGTGTAGCCACCACCTGGCTGATCTACAAAATCATCCGTCGCAGCAATCCGGCAGGACCGGCTCTCTTCGGCGGCCTTATCTATGCCACCACGCCAGTAGTGGTGCTTATGTCCCGCTACAACAACCCGGAACCTCTGATGGGACTGCTCACCGTCGCGGCTGTCTACTTTGTCGTCCGGGCTATTGAAGACAACCACTGGCATTGGTATCTACTCGGCGGCAGCGCATTAGGTCTTGCCTTCATGGCAAAGCAGATCCAGGCTTTCCTACCCCTCCCCGCGTTGGTTGTTGCCATCGTGTTCTTCGGTGCAGGAACACTCGTCTCGCGGCTGGTCAGGCTGTTGGGATCTCTAGCTGCCTTAGTCTTGAGCGGGGGCTGGTGGTTCGCCATCGTGGAGCTCACTCCACCAGCGATCCGTCCGTACGTAGGAGGATCGGCGACAAACAGCATCCTGGAGCTGACCCTCGACTACAACGGGCTGGCTCGATTTTTGAGATTTGCTGCCGATCCCCAAACCGGAAAGCCTATGGCCATGCCAAGCGGCAACTCATCCAGCGCATATGACGGAGGAATGGGACGACTCTTCAATGCAAATTTTGCACCGGAAGGTGCCTGGCTTCTGTTTACTGCCCTGCTGTGTGCATTATCGTTGGCCCTTCTATGGCATCAGTTGCAGTGGAGCGAAAGGAAGAAGGCGCTTGTCTCGCTGTCAGTTCTGTGGCTTGTGACATGTTTCCTTGTTCTCAGCTTTATGGGAACCATGACACACACCTATTACATGTTTTCACTGGCCGCACCCGTGGCGCTGTGTGTCCCGCTGGGGCTCCTGCTGCTGTGGACCCAGCGCAGGCGATTCGTGCCGCGAATCATAGGCGCTGTTCTAGTGGCGGGTACCGGATACGTAGGCATCCGTATTTATGAGTACAGCGACGAGTGGGGAGCTTGGCCCGTTGTCTTCACATCTGTCTCATGCCTTTGCGTCGCAGGGTGGCTCTTCGCCAAGAACAGGGTCAGTCTGCTCCTGACACTGTTCTTGCTCGCGGCATCGATGGTTGCCGGGCCGGTGTCGACTGACGCCTTTACCTTGGGTAAGCCGCACGAAGGTACTAATCCGCTATCTGGTCCAGTCGGAAAAAACCGCGATTCCCTTTCTGCACATTTGGAATCGGCCCGAACGAGTAGTCCTCCGATCGCCCGACACCTTGGATTCGGAATTGAGCCCAGCACAGAAGTTACGGAACTGCTCCGCAACTCTCCGCCCGCCACGTGGGCAGCCGCAACATATACCGCCCAAAATGCAGCACAATTCCAACTGGCATCAGGGCGACCTGTAATCGCGATCGGAGGATGGCTGGGGACTGACCCCGCACCGACCTTCGACCAATTCAAGTCACTGGTGGGCCAGGGTCGCATTGCCTATTTCATTTGGCAACAGCCAGTCCTCGACAATGTTCCCTTGGGCGCGGACGCCTTGGCAATTACGGATTGGGTCAAGACTCGGTTTAAGGGGGAAACAGTCGATGACGTCACAGTATTTGATCTCAGAAGGTAA
- a CDS encoding ArnT family glycosyltransferase codes for MTSQYLISEGNPSAKSLFADKLRSTTRAQWCLLGILLAACLCYTWSLDANGWANAYYSAAVQAGLHDPVSYFFGAADWGNSMSVDKPPLSLWIMGASAKIFGLNTWALILPQALMTVISTLLVFKIAKRSGSSAMALIASTVFAFTPITVLLARYNNPDPLMILLMLTAFHSALLATEHKRLGLLWLSAGLLTLGFLTKQLQAFLVLPAILTMFLLFAPYSWSRKAKLGGLATLLLGAGSMAWPLIVDLTAPGSRPYVGGSKGNSMFELVLGYNGMNRVVQHEQDPTAALLPPELRSVDSDAGFFRLWNVNYGQEIGWLLLPALVACIAITVRLIRRHYPRGEAIVAAGSVVWMTTTYMLLSFMGNSFHSYYTASLAAPMALCLGLGAQLLFAGDTSRTRRLLLAATLIAAAIFGKAMWQISDDFPGWLGTCLLLVTLSAATLVLVQAPKPWITQVAAWSAVASLLAGPIFCSLLTLKSPQQGSNPLSGGVSRNEHSLSRFLAGIKNGEPAWVAGLAIGNDPGPELTKVLHNSPDSCTWAAATYPGQTAARFQLASDRPVMALGGFAATDPSPTLEQFRELVSAGRICFLVPQPDQLKVPGTSDDVLAVTRWVESSFKPEKVNGVIVYRLVGTSG; via the coding sequence ATGACGTCACAGTATTTGATCTCAGAAGGTAATCCTTCCGCAAAGAGCCTATTCGCCGATAAATTGCGTTCCACCACGCGGGCGCAATGGTGCCTGCTGGGAATCCTGCTGGCAGCATGCCTGTGTTACACCTGGTCACTAGACGCAAATGGCTGGGCCAACGCGTATTACTCGGCCGCGGTCCAGGCTGGCCTTCATGATCCAGTTTCGTACTTCTTCGGAGCTGCTGACTGGGGAAACTCGATGAGTGTCGATAAACCACCTCTGAGCCTGTGGATTATGGGAGCATCTGCCAAGATATTTGGCCTCAACACGTGGGCGTTGATTCTCCCACAAGCCCTTATGACCGTGATCAGCACTCTCCTAGTGTTCAAAATTGCCAAACGATCCGGTTCTTCCGCTATGGCACTCATTGCTTCCACCGTATTCGCCTTCACCCCGATCACAGTGCTTCTAGCCCGGTACAACAACCCGGATCCACTGATGATTCTGCTGATGTTGACGGCGTTTCACTCGGCCCTCCTGGCCACGGAACACAAACGCCTTGGTCTTCTATGGCTGTCTGCTGGGCTGCTGACTCTAGGATTTCTGACCAAACAACTCCAGGCATTCCTCGTACTTCCAGCTATTTTGACGATGTTCTTGCTTTTCGCGCCTTACAGCTGGTCAAGAAAGGCAAAACTGGGGGGCCTTGCGACACTGCTTCTCGGCGCCGGGTCGATGGCCTGGCCACTAATTGTCGATCTAACCGCTCCTGGATCGCGACCATACGTAGGAGGATCGAAGGGCAACAGCATGTTCGAACTTGTCCTTGGATACAACGGGATGAACCGGGTGGTCCAACATGAACAGGATCCCACTGCTGCTCTACTACCTCCGGAATTGCGTTCCGTTGACTCCGATGCAGGATTCTTTCGCCTGTGGAATGTGAACTACGGCCAAGAAATCGGATGGCTGCTGCTGCCCGCACTTGTTGCGTGTATTGCCATTACAGTCCGGCTGATCCGACGTCACTATCCCCGAGGTGAAGCCATTGTTGCCGCCGGTTCCGTCGTTTGGATGACCACTACTTACATGTTGCTTAGCTTTATGGGCAACAGCTTTCACTCCTACTACACCGCTTCACTAGCAGCTCCTATGGCGCTCTGCCTGGGCCTTGGCGCGCAGCTCCTGTTCGCCGGCGATACATCGCGAACCCGCCGCCTACTTCTGGCCGCAACCCTGATCGCCGCCGCAATCTTCGGCAAGGCAATGTGGCAAATCAGTGATGACTTCCCTGGCTGGCTCGGGACATGCCTCCTGCTTGTGACGCTGAGTGCAGCGACCCTTGTCCTCGTCCAAGCTCCCAAGCCTTGGATCACTCAGGTAGCTGCATGGAGTGCCGTCGCCAGCCTTCTCGCCGGGCCCATCTTCTGTTCGCTTCTGACGCTCAAGTCACCGCAACAGGGCTCCAATCCGCTATCGGGCGGAGTATCCCGAAATGAACACAGTTTGAGCCGTTTCCTAGCGGGCATAAAGAACGGAGAGCCAGCGTGGGTGGCGGGTCTGGCAATCGGAAATGATCCCGGACCGGAGCTAACCAAGGTCCTGCACAATTCACCTGACTCGTGCACCTGGGCAGCGGCAACGTACCCGGGTCAGACCGCAGCCCGATTCCAGCTAGCATCGGACAGGCCCGTAATGGCCCTCGGCGGCTTTGCGGCCACCGACCCAAGCCCGACACTGGAGCAGTTCCGTGAGTTGGTTTCCGCTGGCCGGATCTGCTTTCTCGTTCCACAACCAGACCAGCTAAAGGTGCCGGGCACTAGTGACGATGTTCTTGCCGTTACTCGATGGGTAGAGTCTTCGTTCAAACCGGAGAAGGTCAATGGTGTCATCGTCTATCGTCTGGTAGGCACTTCCGGCTAG
- the rpsI gene encoding 30S ribosomal protein S9, translating into MAQNEELTTEAVEAEENPTSYTSESSAAEAAPKKERPALTVAGAAVGRRKEAVARVRVVPGSGKWTINGRALDNYFPNKLHQQDVNEPFKILDLEGAYDVIARIHGGGISGQAGALRLGIARSLNEIDVENNRATLKKAGYLSRDARVIERKKAGLKKARKAQQYSKR; encoded by the coding sequence GTGGCTCAGAACGAAGAACTGACCACCGAAGCCGTTGAGGCTGAGGAAAACCCCACCAGCTACACCTCTGAGAGCTCGGCTGCCGAAGCCGCTCCCAAGAAGGAGCGCCCGGCACTGACCGTTGCAGGCGCAGCAGTTGGCCGCCGCAAGGAAGCCGTTGCACGCGTTCGCGTTGTTCCGGGCTCCGGCAAGTGGACCATCAATGGCCGCGCGCTGGATAACTACTTCCCGAACAAGCTGCACCAGCAGGACGTCAACGAGCCCTTCAAGATCCTTGATCTCGAAGGCGCTTACGACGTCATTGCCCGCATTCACGGCGGCGGCATCTCCGGTCAGGCCGGTGCCTTGCGCCTCGGCATTGCCCGTTCGCTGAACGAGATCGACGTCGAGAACAACCGCGCCACCCTGAAGAAGGCTGGTTACCTGTCCCGCGACGCCCGCGTCATCGAACGTAAGAAGGCCGGTCTCAAGAAGGCCCGCAAGGCTCAGCAGTACTCCAAGCGCTAA
- the rplM gene encoding 50S ribosomal protein L13, with amino-acid sequence MRTYTPKPGDINRQWHVIDATDVVLGRLASQTAILLRGKHKATFASHMDMGDFVIIINAEKVALTGAKLEQKRAYRHSGYPGGLTSVNYAELLESNPVRAVEKAIKGMLPKNSLAAQQLGKLKVYRGAEHPHAAQQPKTFEITQVAQ; translated from the coding sequence GTGCGTACGTACACCCCGAAGCCCGGCGATATCAACCGCCAGTGGCACGTCATTGACGCCACCGACGTTGTCCTTGGTCGTCTTGCCAGCCAGACCGCAATCCTGCTGCGCGGCAAGCACAAGGCCACCTTTGCGTCCCACATGGACATGGGCGACTTCGTCATCATCATCAACGCTGAAAAGGTGGCCCTGACCGGCGCCAAGCTGGAGCAGAAGCGCGCATACCGCCACTCCGGCTACCCGGGCGGCCTGACCTCCGTCAACTACGCGGAACTGCTGGAATCCAACCCGGTCCGCGCCGTTGAGAAGGCCATCAAGGGCATGCTCCCCAAGAACTCCCTCGCTGCACAGCAGCTGGGCAAGCTGAAGGTGTACCGCGGTGCTGAGCACCCCCACGCCGCACAGCAGCCCAAGACTTTCGAAATCACCCAGGTCGCCCAGTAG
- a CDS encoding prepilin peptidase gives MPSARITTAALTGVACGAFALRFGVSWTLPAFLFLAILGVQLARIDFSLHLLPNPLVLALLAGGIALLLAPSTVNQHADNMLRALLGMVILFAGYLILGLISPGAIGMGDVKLAAPVGLYLGYLGWTHLLYGGLLGFILNGVVTIAVVAQKSRKDATEVAHGPSMLGSVLAISLLIP, from the coding sequence GTGCCGTCGGCAAGGATTACGACGGCGGCACTCACGGGAGTTGCGTGCGGCGCCTTTGCGCTGCGCTTTGGGGTTTCCTGGACGTTGCCGGCGTTTCTGTTTCTGGCCATACTCGGGGTCCAGCTGGCCAGGATTGATTTTTCACTTCATTTGCTTCCAAATCCACTTGTATTAGCGCTTCTGGCAGGGGGAATCGCTCTCCTCCTCGCACCATCGACAGTTAATCAGCATGCTGACAATATGCTTCGCGCGCTGCTCGGCATGGTCATTTTGTTCGCTGGCTATCTAATTCTGGGACTAATTTCCCCAGGAGCCATCGGAATGGGGGACGTCAAGCTCGCAGCACCGGTCGGCCTCTACCTCGGGTACCTAGGTTGGACCCACCTCCTCTACGGCGGTCTCCTCGGCTTCATCCTGAACGGCGTCGTCACCATCGCCGTCGTCGCTCAGAAGAGCCGCAAAGACGCCACGGAAGTGGCCCACGGGCCATCCATGCTTGGCTCGGTACTAGCCATCAGCCTGCTCATTCCCTAG
- a CDS encoding Flp family type IVb pilin, translated as MTSLMVSMMAFVAGVKDRFSSEKGATATEYSLLVAFIALLIIAGVTLFGNALSGWFSTLGSRVGTW; from the coding sequence ATGACTTCTCTCATGGTCTCGATGATGGCATTCGTCGCCGGCGTCAAAGATCGCTTCTCCTCCGAGAAGGGTGCGACTGCGACGGAATACTCCCTCCTCGTTGCATTCATCGCCCTGCTCATCATCGCCGGCGTCACGCTCTTCGGAAACGCGCTCAGTGGCTGGTTCTCAACCCTCGGCTCGCGCGTCGGAACCTGGTAG
- a CDS encoding Flp family type IVb pilin, whose translation MNNLILSVLTYVTGLRNRMDSEKGATATEYSLLVAFIALLIIAGVTLFGNALSAWFSTLGSTVGAW comes from the coding sequence ATGAATAACTTGATTCTCTCCGTCCTGACGTACGTGACAGGGCTCCGGAACCGTATGGATTCCGAAAAGGGTGCAACCGCCACAGAGTACTCACTCCTGGTGGCATTTATCGCACTTCTCATAATCGCCGGCGTCACCCTCTTTGGAAACGCATTGAGCGCGTGGTTTTCCACTCTGGGCTCCACGGTCGGCGCCTGGTAG
- a CDS encoding TadE/TadG family type IV pilus assembly protein, giving the protein MEFALVAPVLLTLVVGIVEFANAYNAQISVTQAAREAARTMAVKNSQADAKAAAVAGAPGINSAAFAYAFSPAACTPDTTAKVTITYPAATLTGLFGTSVTVTGVGAMRCNG; this is encoded by the coding sequence GTGGAGTTCGCCTTGGTCGCCCCGGTGCTGCTGACCTTGGTTGTCGGCATCGTCGAATTCGCTAACGCCTATAACGCCCAGATTTCGGTCACGCAGGCAGCGCGCGAAGCAGCGAGGACCATGGCTGTCAAGAACAGTCAGGCTGATGCCAAGGCCGCAGCTGTCGCCGGCGCCCCCGGCATCAATTCCGCAGCATTCGCCTACGCCTTCAGCCCGGCAGCGTGCACACCCGATACCACAGCAAAGGTCACCATCACCTATCCGGCGGCGACACTAACCGGGCTCTTTGGAACCTCCGTCACCGTCACCGGAGTGGGGGCCATGCGATGCAACGGTTAA
- a CDS encoding Tad domain-containing protein, whose product MAILMVVLIGAGALAVDTGQIYAERAQLQNGADASALAGADLCSANGGCTQAAATSVADALANSNSNDSKSTVQSVDLSVPGQVTVTTSTKDGTTNAGFLTKMFASALNAPAATVGATATAKWMYPIKGITVLPLTFATCEFKDDGLPHKILIQGGALDCNGLNPSNQIIPGGFAWLMPDGNTGCKVTAEVGQWSPTSSGASVPTGCMDLFDPSINPSLANSTVALPVYKYTCKGMPGFGSCTGSNVQYYIEKWAGFKLQAWNLTGQAKYNASVFSGSEKGLYGTFVGYSADPSLFTGGTPTPTGNVIVLGLIK is encoded by the coding sequence GTGGCCATCCTGATGGTTGTCCTTATCGGTGCCGGCGCGTTGGCGGTGGACACCGGGCAGATCTACGCAGAGCGGGCGCAGCTTCAAAATGGGGCGGACGCCAGCGCTCTGGCGGGTGCGGATCTGTGTTCCGCAAACGGCGGATGTACCCAGGCAGCCGCGACATCAGTGGCAGATGCACTCGCGAACAGCAACTCGAATGACAGCAAGTCGACTGTCCAGTCCGTTGACCTCTCGGTGCCGGGACAAGTGACGGTTACTACTTCGACAAAAGACGGCACCACCAACGCCGGCTTTCTGACCAAAATGTTCGCCAGCGCATTGAACGCTCCGGCGGCCACCGTTGGCGCTACAGCTACCGCGAAATGGATGTACCCCATTAAAGGAATCACCGTCCTTCCTCTGACCTTCGCAACGTGTGAATTCAAGGACGACGGCTTGCCACACAAGATATTGATCCAAGGTGGAGCTTTGGATTGCAATGGACTAAATCCGTCCAACCAGATCATCCCCGGCGGGTTCGCCTGGCTGATGCCGGACGGCAACACCGGCTGCAAGGTAACCGCTGAAGTCGGCCAGTGGAGTCCCACCAGTTCCGGGGCCAGCGTCCCGACCGGATGTATGGACCTGTTCGACCCCTCCATCAACCCCTCACTGGCAAACTCCACGGTGGCGTTGCCGGTCTACAAATACACATGCAAGGGAATGCCCGGATTCGGCTCCTGCACCGGCAGCAACGTCCAGTACTACATCGAAAAGTGGGCCGGCTTCAAGCTCCAAGCGTGGAACCTCACCGGTCAGGCCAAGTACAACGCTTCGGTATTTAGCGGCAGTGAAAAGGGCTTGTATGGCACCTTCGTTGGCTATTCCGCCGATCCCAGCCTCTTCACCGGAGGCACACCTACCCCCACGGGCAACGTCATCGTCCTGGGCTTGATCAAATAA
- the cpaB gene encoding Flp pilus assembly protein CpaB, translated as MKARLLGGIAALVIAIAGTVLLIAYVQGADARAMAGTETAEVLVVQAPIPAGTPASEISGMVAKKSLPKSALTGDTVTNLKEEGTKVTAVSLVPGEQLLASRLVEAASFMGPSRVAVPGGMQEISLKLPIERVVGGKIAAGDTVGVFISLTETSGSGDNAAQSSGTQLTFHKVLVTATQYSNGSPSQASSGDAGASEGSLSSNENQSDGNYLITVASNSVDAERMVYAAEFGKVYLSKEPKDATEGNSGVVDKTKVFR; from the coding sequence GTGAAAGCACGCCTACTGGGAGGCATCGCCGCGCTGGTCATAGCAATAGCCGGCACCGTCCTTCTCATCGCATACGTACAGGGAGCCGATGCCCGCGCCATGGCCGGTACCGAAACCGCCGAAGTTTTGGTGGTGCAGGCACCAATACCGGCCGGCACGCCTGCTAGTGAGATCAGCGGCATGGTGGCAAAGAAGTCACTGCCCAAGTCCGCTCTTACAGGTGACACGGTCACCAATCTTAAAGAGGAGGGAACGAAAGTAACTGCGGTTTCCCTCGTTCCCGGCGAACAGCTGCTCGCAAGCCGGCTGGTGGAAGCTGCATCCTTCATGGGCCCATCCCGGGTAGCCGTTCCAGGCGGTATGCAGGAGATTTCACTCAAACTGCCTATCGAGCGGGTTGTAGGAGGCAAAATTGCTGCCGGTGACACTGTCGGCGTCTTCATCTCGCTGACAGAAACTTCAGGAAGCGGAGACAACGCTGCCCAGTCGTCGGGCACCCAACTCACATTCCACAAGGTGCTCGTCACTGCCACGCAGTACAGCAACGGCAGCCCATCCCAGGCGAGCTCAGGCGATGCCGGCGCATCCGAAGGCTCCCTTAGCTCGAATGAAAACCAGAGCGATGGCAACTACCTCATTACCGTCGCCAGCAATTCGGTGGACGCTGAGCGCATGGTCTACGCGGCAGAATTCGGCAAGGTCTACCTCTCCAAGGAACCGAAGGACGCCACCGAAGGAAACAGCGGTGTGGTGGACAAGACGAAGGTATTCCGATGA